CAAAGGGTTAGCCCCGACCCGCACCGCCATGCCTCAGCTCAAGCGGCTCTCCAAGGACGGAATTCCCGCCGCGCTTGAGAAGGCGATGCGCTACCGGCTGCTCAACGAGCCTGCGAGGCCGAGAGCATCTGCCTCGACGTGCCCGGCGTGGAACCCGACAACCAGCGCGCGCTCGTGACGCTGCTGCTTGCGCTCACCGACCGCTACGGGCGCGGCTTCGCCGTGAGCGGCACGCAAGCGGAACAGATCGTCAAGAAGCTGGCTGACGGCTACGAGCAGGCCTACTACTCGGGACTCATCGGCGAACGCAAGGCGAAGGCGCAGCTCGCCCATGGCGCGCCCGGCTCCGGCTTCAACGCCCACGACCTCATCACCAAGGCAATGCAGCACTACGAGAAGGCCGAAGCCCTCCGCCCCGCAGGCAACGACGACGCCTTGCTTCGCTTCAACGCCTGCGCCCGCATCATGATGAAGAACAACCTCACCGCGCGCCCGCAGGAGAACTACGAACCGGCGCTTGAGTAGCGCAGCACCGGACAGGCTGCTCCGCCAGGCCGACCGCGTTTTGCCACGCGCACGTTGTGTGCTACGTTGGGCGCAGGATGAACAGGGCTTCGGACCAGTCCGCTCCGGATGCCGCCCCTGCGGAACGGCCAGCCGCGGCTTCCATTTCCCCCGCCGAGGTCGTCCGCGAACTGAGGAAGCACGTGCTGTTGGACGGACTCCGCATCGTCGTGGACCTCGAGCGCAGCCGCGGCAGTGAACTCGTGGACGCAGTGACCGGGCGCCGGTTGCTCGACCTCTACGGTTTCTACGGCTCCATGCCCGTCGGCTTCAACCATCCGCGTTTCGACCGCGCCGACGTGCGCCACGAGCTGCTCGCGGCGGCGAGGACGAAGGTCGCGAACTCCGATGTCTGCTCCGTCCCGTTCGCGGAGTTCGTCCGCACGTTCAGCCGCGTCGCGGGACTGCCGCCGCTCGAGCGCTATTTCTTCATCGAGGGCGGCGCGGTCGCGGTCGAAAACGCGATGAAGGCCGCGATGGATTGGAAGACAAGGAAAAACCTCGCGGCGGGGCGCGGCGCGCGTGGCACGGAGATACTCCACTTCACGAACGCATTCCACGGCCGGAGCGGCTACACACTGAGCGTGACGAACACCGACCCGCTGAAGGTGCAGCACTTCGCCAAGTTCAACTGGCCGCGCATCACGGCGCCGCGCGTGGACTTCTCGCTTCCCGAACCGAGGCGAACGGGTGCGGCCATCATCGCCGAGTTGCGCGCCGAGGCGGAGATTCGCGAGGCGTTCAAGCGCCGGCCGCACGAGATCGCCGCGATGCTCATCGAGCCCATTCAGGGCGAGGGCGGCGACAACCATTTCCGGCCCGAGTTCCTGCGGCTGCTGCGGCAGATTTGCGACGAGCAGGAAGCGCTGCTGATCTTCGACGAGGTGCAGTGCGGGCTCGGGCTCACGGGGAAGACGTGGTGCTGCGGGCATTTCGGTGTGGTGCCCGACCTGCTGGCGTTCGGCAAGAAGGTGCAGGTCTGCGGCGTGATGGCCGGCCCGCGGCTCGACGAGGTCCGCGACAACGTGTTCCGCCTGCCCGGACGCATCAACTCGACGTGGGGCGGCAACCTTGCCGACATGGTGCGCTCGACCCATTGCCTGCGCATCATCGAGGAGGAACGCCTCGTCGAGAACGCGGCCGTGCGCGGCGAGGAGTTCCTACTGGGCCTGCAGGCGGTCGCGTCGGAGTTTGAGTTCGTGAGCGCGCCGCGCGGGCGCGGTTTGATGCTGGCGTTCGACCTGCCGGACCGCGCGACGCGCGACGCCTTCTGGACCGGGCTGCACGAGTTGGGAGCGCTCGCGCTTCGGTCGGGTGAACGGACGTTGAGATTCAGGCCGGCGCTGGACATCCGCACCGAGGCGGTGAACCGCGCGCTCGTGTTGATTCGCGAGCAATGCCAGCGCACACGTTCGCCCGCGCGTCCGAATGTGACGAACCCGCCGTTGCGCGTCGCGGCGCATCGAAGCGAATTCCCGAAAGCCGCGTAGTCCGGGCAGGTGGGGAACCCGCCGTCTGGTTGAACCTGCAACTACCGCCGCTTCCCGGGGTATCGGAGGTCGTATTCCTTCCAGAAGGCGTCGCGCGTGCTGGCTCGCGCCCAGTCATCGCCGGGCACGGTGTAGCTGAGGGACCTGAGATTTGGCAGTTGGTTCACGGCAAGGATGATGTCGGGCTTGTCGCTCAGCTTTGAGGGAAGCGAGAGCCGCTCCAGCGCGGTGCATTGCCCGAGGGGCAGGAGGCTCACGATCAAGTCGCACTCGTCCAGGCGCAGCGTCTTCACGGCGAGCCCGCTGAGTGGATCGAGATTTGCAACGCGTGTCCTGTGGAGGAGCAGCGTCTGCGCCGGAATGCCACGGAGCGGGTTGATGTCGGCAATCGCCGTGAAGGAAAGGTCCAGTTCCTGGTCGAGCGGCATGCCGACGAGCGGGCTCAGGTCTGTCACCCGGGTGTTCGCGAGCCGGAGCGTCGAGAGGGGCAATCCCCGCAGCGCGCTGATGTCCTGCACGTCGGTGTTGCCGAGGCTGAGAAGCCGGAGCGAACGCATGCCTTCGAGCGGCTTGAGTTCTTTCAAGCTGCGGCAGCGTTCCAGAAGCAGCGTGTGAATGGACTTCCCCTTGAGCGGATTCAGGTCGCTCACGAGCGTGCCCCTCAAATCCACAATTTCAAGCGGCGCATCCGCGAGCCCCTCAATGCTCCGAACGCCCGTGTCGGCGGCGAAGAGCGTCGTGAGCTTGTCGTTGCCCTTGAGTTGGTCGAGTTCGTTCTGTTGCACCTTGGACCGCTCGAGATTGAGCCACGCGATTGGGTGGCCTTTGAGCGACGAGAGTTCCTTGACCTGCGTGCGGGAGAGATTGAGCCGCGTGAGCTTTGCGTCCTTGAGCTTGCTGATGTCAACCACCGCGGGGCAGTTGCTCAGGTTCAGGTCGGAGAGCGGAATCTTGTCCAGCGGCAGCAGGTCGGCGACGGTCGTGCCGGAGAGGTTGAGCGTGACGAGCTTGGTGGCGCCGCGCAGGGGCGAAAGGTCGGTGACTTTGGTGCCGGAGAGGTCGAGGGATTCGAGCTTGGTGATGTCAATCGGGCCGATGTTGTCCAGATTGCGGCAGTTCGCGAGATTGATGGTCGTGAACTGAATCCCCCGGATGCCGGCGATGTCGGTGGTGTTGGCGCCGCCGGCATTGAGTTCGAGATTGCCGTTGACGTCGCGCGAGAGCCACTCGCCTTTCAACCCCGATCTTGTGATTTGCGCTTTCAACGACTCGAAGCCCGCCTCGTCCATCTTGCCGGCGCGCTTGTTCATCTCGTTGGCTTCGCGCAGGCGCTTCTGTGCGAGCAGTTCGTTGTAGAGCATCCGGAAGTCCGACTCGGCGAGTTTCTTGCCGCGAAGGGTGCTGCTCAAGGCACGGTTCTTCTCCGCAAGGTCGGCGAGCGTCGGGTTTCTCTTCTTCGCAAGTTCGCGGGCCTTTTGATAGGCGTCGTGTGCTTCGGACATCTGAAGCAGCGATTGGTGGATGTGCCCTTTGACGAGGTGAAACTCCGCGTTGGTCGGATTGAACTTGAGTGCGGTCTCAATCTTGTCGAGGGCATTGGTCAGGGCGAAGTCCTCGATGGAAGCTTTGGCCGCCGCGAGGAATGTCGGCGCCGTGGCCCGCAATTCGTCAAGTTTGGCCACGGCCTCGTTCTTGGCTTTTTCGGCTTCCTTGCTGAAAAGGATGACCCGCCCGACCGCGTAGACGCCGATCAATGCAGCAAGGATGAGGAATACCGCCGAGATCGCGATTTCCTTCTTGTAGCGCCCAAGCGCGAGCTTCATCTGCGTGAACGCGCCCGCGTCCTCGGCGCTCGTCGCGAAGCCTCCGAGGTAACGCCGGATCTCGCCCTGAAACTCATTCAGGTCCTGGTAGCGCTGGTCCATGTCCAGCGACATGGCCTTCATCGCCACGGCGGAAAGAGCCGGCGGGATTTTCTTGTCAGGCAGATGGATGAGGTCGAGCAACGGCAACGGCGGCTCGGGCTTGCCGGCCTTCGCCTTGGCCTTGCCGCCGGTCTGCGTCTGGTTGAAGACCGTCGGCGCCGTGATGTC
This is a stretch of genomic DNA from Verrucomicrobiota bacterium. It encodes these proteins:
- a CDS encoding L-lysine 6-transaminase, producing MNRASDQSAPDAAPAERPAAASISPAEVVRELRKHVLLDGLRIVVDLERSRGSELVDAVTGRRLLDLYGFYGSMPVGFNHPRFDRADVRHELLAAARTKVANSDVCSVPFAEFVRTFSRVAGLPPLERYFFIEGGAVAVENAMKAAMDWKTRKNLAAGRGARGTEILHFTNAFHGRSGYTLSVTNTDPLKVQHFAKFNWPRITAPRVDFSLPEPRRTGAAIIAELRAEAEIREAFKRRPHEIAAMLIEPIQGEGGDNHFRPEFLRLLRQICDEQEALLIFDEVQCGLGLTGKTWCCGHFGVVPDLLAFGKKVQVCGVMAGPRLDEVRDNVFRLPGRINSTWGGNLADMVRSTHCLRIIEEERLVENAAVRGEEFLLGLQAVASEFEFVSAPRGRGLMLAFDLPDRATRDAFWTGLHELGALALRSGERTLRFRPALDIRTEAVNRALVLIREQCQRTRSPARPNVTNPPLRVAAHRSEFPKAA